From the Negativicutes bacterium genome, the window TAGTATTGGTGTATTAATAAATATTGGACGATATAATGCGAAGTTACGACGTGATAATAAAATGAGCCAAGAACCAGAAGTTATTAAACGCAAGTTAAGGTTAGCGAAAAATTAAAAGAAGCAAATAATTACTATGAAAATAGAATTATTTGCTTTTTTTTTACAAATGGTTTTTAATTATAGTGATAGCAGGAAAATAAAAATCAAAAAGGAGTGTAGTAATGACAGTAGAGCAAAATCAGCAAGAAGAATTACCAACTACAAATAATAACAGAAAGAAAATGTTAGCGTTAATTAGTGTTTTAATAATAGTATTAGCAGGATTAGGGTGGTATTTTTTATACTTTATCAAAACACCGGTCTATTCTTTGAATATTGTTAGAGAAGCGATTGCCAAGCATGACGTTAATAAATTTAATAAGCATGTTGATGTTGATAATATTTTAGCAAAGGGCTATGACGATGCGATCACAGCAATGGTTGATAGTGATAAAAAAATTGATGCTAATACAAAAGTTTTTGTGAAGGGATTATCGCAAATGTTTAAAGCGCCAATTACCGCAATGGCGAAAGAAGGCATCTTAAAATACGTGGAAATTGGTAAATGGCAAGATGAAGCAACCGAGAATCAAGAGGCTGTTGTACCGAACAAAACTGGAATGAATAGTGATAACTTGGTTGATAAAACCGGCTTAAAGGAATCAAAATTTAAAGATATCGCTTATACTAAAATTGATGGTGACATTGCGGTAGTAGGAATAACATTATTTGATGAAAAAATTAACAAAGACTTTATTGCGGAATTAAAAATGAAGAAATTATCAGATGGAACTTGGCAAGTTATAGAATTTGCGAATTTAAAAGAATATATTAATACTGTCCAAGCGGCGAAAAATAATAAGTAACAAACAAAAAAACAGGTTATCTGTCATAGATTACCTGTTTTTTGCTTCTAATCTTAATAGAAATTCTTTTATTTTTAAGCCACCGGCATAACCGACCAAGGTTTGGTCGCTACCAATGACGCGATGACAAGGGATTATTAAGGGTAGCTGGTTTTTATTATTAGCACTACCAACAGCTCGATAGGCGGTGGGGCGGTTAATCAGAGTCGCAATATCTTTGTAAGAGCGAGTTTCGCCATAAGGAATAGTTAGTAAGCTTGACCAAACTTTTTTTTGAAAAGCAGTGCCCTTAGCTTGATACGGAAAAGAAAAAACTTTCAAAGTTCCAGCAAGATAAGCTTGTATTTGGTAAGCGGCTTCTTCTAATAAGGCAGTTTTATGATTGGTAAAATCAAGCGGAGCGTTATTATTAAAATAAAGTTTTGTTATAACATTATTTTCTTGGCAGAGACTGAGCTTACCAATTTCAGTTTCAAAAGAAAAAGCATTTTTCATAAAAGGCCTCCAACGCAAAGGATTTTGCTATTATAGCAAGAATTAGTAGGTATAACTAAGTTAAAGGAGAAATGTTTATGGATAAACTAAGCCGGAAACTTAAATTTATTATAGCATTATTAGGGTGCTTTGTTGTTATTAATTATAATAATAACAGTCAGGCGGCAGGCTGGCAGATTAGATATAATACCGTTATGTCTAATAGCGAAAATGCAGTGTATGAATTGCTTTTTAACGAGGAAACTGTCGATTATATATTGGTGAGCGGTCAGGTTTATGCAGATTTTAAAGCGATTAA encodes:
- a CDS encoding methylated-DNA--[protein]-cysteine S-methyltransferase; amino-acid sequence: MKNAFSFETEIGKLSLCQENNVITKLYFNNNAPLDFTNHKTALLEEAAYQIQAYLAGTLKVFSFPYQAKGTAFQKKVWSSLLTIPYGETRSYKDIATLINRPTAYRAVGSANNKNQLPLIIPCHRVIGSDQTLVGYAGGLKIKEFLLRLEAKNR